A portion of the Prosthecobacter fusiformis genome contains these proteins:
- a CDS encoding DUF58 domain-containing protein, with translation MATLSSILEAEDITSLQSLQLFARTVVEGFTTGQHASPHKGFSVEFRQHRPYVQGDDIRRLDWKIFGRADRFYIREFDEETNLRATLVLDASGSMNYRGQKGVLKFDYARKLAAAMAYLLMSQQDAVGLVTFDTKIRDFIPNQTRITHLHYMLETLIKTQPGKDTSLAPVLESLAQRLKRRGLVILISDFFDDAAAILKAIGVLRKKGHEVIAMQLWDRDELEFPFGQWSRFENLENAEDVLLLDPAAVRLRYMEVLKDFQEKLKEGFRKHQVDYLSLPTDESHAAALRSYLSLRMRG, from the coding sequence ATGGCCACACTGTCCTCCATCCTTGAAGCTGAAGACATCACGAGTCTGCAGAGCTTGCAGCTCTTTGCGCGGACGGTGGTGGAGGGATTCACGACGGGGCAGCATGCCTCACCGCATAAGGGGTTCAGTGTGGAGTTCCGCCAGCATCGACCTTATGTGCAAGGGGATGATATCCGGCGGCTGGACTGGAAGATTTTTGGTAGGGCGGACCGGTTTTACATCCGCGAGTTTGACGAGGAGACGAATCTGCGGGCAACGCTGGTGCTGGATGCGAGCGGCTCCATGAACTACCGGGGGCAGAAGGGGGTGCTGAAATTTGACTATGCCCGCAAGCTGGCGGCGGCGATGGCCTACCTGCTGATGTCGCAACAGGATGCAGTGGGGCTGGTGACTTTTGACACGAAGATCCGCGATTTCATCCCGAACCAGACGCGCATCACGCACCTGCATTACATGCTGGAGACGCTGATCAAAACGCAGCCCGGCAAGGACACTTCACTAGCCCCGGTTTTGGAATCGCTGGCGCAGCGGCTGAAGCGGCGGGGACTGGTGATCCTGATCAGCGATTTCTTTGATGATGCGGCCGCCATTTTGAAAGCCATCGGGGTGCTGCGCAAAAAGGGGCATGAGGTCATCGCGATGCAGCTCTGGGACCGGGATGAGTTGGAGTTTCCCTTTGGCCAGTGGTCGCGTTTTGAAAACCTGGAGAACGCGGAGGATGTGCTGCTGCTGGATCCTGCGGCGGTGCGGCTGCGATACATGGAGGTGCTGAAAGACTTTCAAGAGAAGCTCAAGGAGGGCTTTCGCAAACACCAGGTGGACTACCTGAGCCTGCCGACGGATGAATCACACGCGGCGGCACTGAGGAGCTATCTTTCACTGAGGATGAGGGGATGA
- a CDS encoding AAA family ATPase: MSDTAAAAAFVSGFNKLKSALSKRIVGQDAVIEQVFIAIAAGGHSLLEGVPGLAKTLLVKSLADAMHLGFRRIQFTPDLMPADITGTEIIQEDSETGRRKLVFQKGPIFSQIILADEINRTPPKTQAALLEAMQEKSVTVGQETYVLPKPFFVLATQNPIEQEGTYPLPEAQKDRFLFLIKVDYPSREEEREVIARTTGGVQEEIEAVITAEELQAAQALARKVPVPDHVTDFVLDLVRATRPNEPDALPYVKEMLSWGAGPRASQMLVLAGKVRALLHGRTHVTTDDIEALAMPALRHRLVPTFHAEAEGITVDMIVKELIAKVKKPGGKVL; encoded by the coding sequence ATGTCCGATACCGCCGCCGCAGCCGCTTTTGTCTCAGGTTTCAACAAGCTCAAATCTGCGCTGAGCAAGCGCATCGTGGGACAGGATGCGGTGATCGAGCAGGTGTTCATCGCCATTGCAGCCGGGGGCCATAGTCTTTTGGAAGGCGTGCCAGGACTGGCGAAGACGCTGCTGGTGAAATCCCTGGCGGATGCGATGCACCTGGGGTTCCGGCGCATCCAGTTTACCCCCGACCTGATGCCTGCGGATATCACAGGAACGGAGATCATCCAGGAGGACTCCGAGACGGGGCGACGGAAGCTGGTTTTCCAAAAGGGGCCGATTTTCTCCCAGATCATCCTGGCGGATGAGATCAACCGCACGCCGCCGAAGACACAGGCGGCCCTGCTGGAGGCGATGCAGGAGAAGAGTGTGACGGTGGGCCAGGAAACGTATGTATTACCGAAGCCGTTCTTTGTACTGGCGACGCAGAACCCCATCGAGCAGGAAGGTACCTATCCCCTGCCCGAGGCGCAGAAGGACCGGTTTTTGTTCTTGATCAAGGTGGACTATCCGAGCCGGGAGGAGGAGCGGGAGGTCATCGCGCGGACGACGGGCGGGGTGCAGGAGGAGATCGAGGCGGTGATCACGGCGGAAGAACTGCAAGCGGCGCAGGCGCTGGCCCGAAAGGTGCCGGTGCCGGATCATGTGACAGATTTCGTCCTGGACCTGGTGCGGGCGACGCGGCCGAATGAGCCAGATGCCCTGCCCTATGTGAAGGAGATGCTAAGCTGGGGCGCCGGGCCGCGCGCGAGCCAAATGCTGGTGCTGGCAGGCAAGGTGCGGGCGCTGCTGCACGGGCGGACGCATGTGACGACGGATGACATCGAGGCGCTGGCGATGCCCGCACTCCGACACCGTCTGGTGCCAACCTTCCACGCGGAAGCGGAGGGGATCACGGTGGACATGATCGTGAAGGAACTGATCGCAAAGGTGAAGAAGCCGGGGGGGAAGGTGCTGTAA
- a CDS encoding Kelch repeat-containing protein — MKKLFSLLGSCLLLLGSSQAATLNISNVNADLDGYYGVADASGTLMTPSAGSAIIGRIDGLTDVQVINKAAAGKIAELDAAFEPFGSAFSMANRADGAFDADPSHDTSADTNPGYGGSSIYVWFYKGSSRLLATEYLLVKLNAVFPTDTGVPAAPIDVSVTPEGVATVVAGVFGVATHDYQEGSGPLGLYQMISTSTSINVAPIAHDGDLAAYSGYPKSGTLSAEDENTGDTLTFSQTGADPLLGTVSIQPNGSYTYTANAMAEGEDTFSFIANDGTADSNVATVTVTITVPPPNQVPVAYSEVYSGKVGSLITGQVFASDDDDDDELTYSVVQQPASGILLSFSPSSGQFQYRANPGFAGVDSFTFKVNDGWVDSEVATIQIIMQDPIPSWVWIDGDNAVKKPGIYTGEPAVLKPGARTDATTVDAGNGISYHFGGQGYAETTKVGALNDLWKYDSKTGLWTWLSGSKAVNSPGVYEAVGDVSPSPGGRSGSLMWLDDQNNLWVFGGASTTALRFNDLWKYNIDTNVWTFISGGQLPNAKGSYVEAGLPDAENTPGARTLAAGWRDASGRLFVFGGIGWSVTGTKAGLLNDLWVFDPATEQWTWLNGGTGIDAIGVYGVLENASSGQTPGGRQAATTWVGDSGNLYLFGGNGRGNTTKAGNLNDLWEYSFLSNEWKWVSGSQAVNAVGVYGEQGVAAVGNVPGARAGAAGWVAADGAFFLFGGQGSGYFNDVWRFDPEEPEWIWVKGPRTANGVAFYGDLNQPSPSATPGARRGSSAFTDATGNLLLFAGANGANSNNDVWSLDIPNFPVVNLLAVSDITSDSATVDVEINPNGYATSARLMLIKLTNGEDEETIDLGDLGDGSSFLPLSEQLTGLEEGSRYAVIVQAESVMGRGQSIVRLFTTLGTPPPVVANFSDSESEPDEGTGTVNVEVSLTTPATAPFTLPFTVSGTASKGTTGDFVISPVSEVLKFAVGQSHASISVSIIDDSTLDDGETVILTLGEPTDESVTVGDGVHTLSIRDNESIPAFVSAPGPRLVPLGSRVVFDGTVTGSSTVAYQWLKTNKNISKATLPTYTLASAKLTDAGSFEIRAVTPQTPLTSSFNFGVVDTAGRTVLQAAGTAVRAKVLAAGTGLTFQWYKGNDPVQTGDTLTFASATVNDSGDYTCVVSMPGATPVTTGIIRVHIYNSAVTIPAMLVGNYVGVVPANEAAGAPLGGRLNVTVTTKGSYTAKLILGTTTLSGSGTLFITGDATAAQGQSTAVFPRSGLASITVRFTLSGNATTPPTFQLVGTLIDPATNGTVNINGYRNPWVAKPKVGSTDLAATVYEGSYTYGLELPEDKLTLINIPQGNGFGSLTVTTAGIATYAGRTADGGKFTVATIVGPGGELPFYSAFTLTQGYLLGVPVITPTTITVTNDSNGLGGTLAWMKRPADVKSKELAYREGFEEFNLDVVGGKWQPPGSGEVIAGLGGDDGSANVDGNTELIFSDGGVNEAGLDSFIFSILNLKTTGTTQTVKIVKNDPNYPNPNTVTFKLIAKPVGHFSGTFIIPHATKTLVRTAAFQGTFIRLTDGTFTSGGFFLLAQLPQPGQTVKTSPQLSGYVGIGKPKQ, encoded by the coding sequence ATGAAAAAGCTTTTTTCTCTGCTCGGCAGTTGCCTCCTGCTTTTGGGCAGCAGTCAGGCTGCCACTCTGAATATCTCCAACGTCAATGCTGATTTAGACGGCTATTACGGCGTTGCAGATGCCTCAGGCACCCTCATGACCCCGAGCGCTGGCTCAGCCATCATCGGGCGTATCGATGGGCTGACGGATGTCCAGGTCATCAATAAAGCAGCCGCCGGAAAAATCGCTGAGCTGGATGCCGCCTTCGAACCCTTTGGCAGTGCCTTCTCCATGGCCAACCGTGCGGACGGTGCCTTCGATGCAGATCCATCTCATGATACCTCGGCGGATACGAATCCCGGCTACGGCGGCAGTTCCATTTACGTCTGGTTTTACAAAGGCTCCAGCCGCCTGCTGGCCACGGAATACCTCCTGGTCAAACTGAATGCCGTCTTTCCGACGGATACCGGCGTGCCCGCAGCACCCATAGACGTCTCAGTCACTCCAGAAGGCGTGGCGACTGTGGTGGCAGGTGTTTTTGGAGTAGCCACCCATGATTATCAGGAAGGCAGCGGCCCCCTCGGGCTCTATCAGATGATCTCCACCTCCACCTCCATCAATGTGGCACCTATAGCTCACGATGGCGACCTCGCAGCTTATTCCGGTTATCCCAAGTCTGGAACCTTGTCCGCAGAAGATGAAAACACAGGGGATACCCTCACCTTTAGCCAAACGGGCGCTGATCCGCTATTGGGCACCGTCAGCATTCAGCCGAATGGCAGCTATACCTACACAGCCAATGCCATGGCTGAGGGGGAGGACACCTTCAGCTTCATCGCCAATGACGGCACCGCAGATTCCAATGTCGCCACAGTCACAGTTACCATCACCGTCCCACCTCCTAACCAGGTGCCCGTCGCCTACTCGGAAGTTTATTCTGGGAAAGTCGGCTCTCTGATCACGGGTCAAGTTTTCGCCTCTGATGACGATGACGACGATGAACTAACGTATTCGGTGGTGCAGCAGCCCGCCTCCGGCATCCTGCTTTCCTTCTCTCCATCCAGCGGCCAATTCCAATATCGTGCAAATCCAGGCTTTGCTGGCGTCGATTCATTCACCTTTAAAGTCAATGATGGCTGGGTGGACTCTGAAGTCGCCACGATTCAGATCATCATGCAGGACCCCATCCCATCTTGGGTTTGGATCGATGGTGACAATGCTGTTAAAAAGCCAGGGATTTACACGGGTGAACCTGCCGTTCTCAAGCCCGGTGCTCGCACAGATGCCACCACCGTGGATGCCGGCAATGGCATTTCCTATCACTTCGGTGGTCAGGGCTATGCAGAGACCACCAAGGTGGGGGCCCTCAATGACCTCTGGAAATATGATTCCAAAACGGGCCTGTGGACATGGTTGAGCGGCAGCAAGGCCGTCAACTCCCCAGGAGTCTATGAAGCCGTCGGTGATGTTTCACCCTCTCCTGGCGGACGCAGTGGCTCCCTCATGTGGCTGGATGACCAAAACAATCTGTGGGTCTTTGGCGGAGCCAGTACCACAGCCCTCCGCTTCAATGATCTTTGGAAATACAACATTGATACAAACGTCTGGACCTTCATCAGCGGCGGTCAGCTTCCCAATGCAAAAGGCAGCTATGTGGAGGCCGGGCTTCCTGATGCTGAAAACACTCCGGGTGCCCGCACTCTGGCCGCTGGTTGGCGGGACGCTTCAGGCCGTCTCTTTGTCTTCGGCGGTATCGGCTGGTCTGTCACTGGCACCAAGGCCGGTCTCCTGAATGACCTCTGGGTCTTTGATCCTGCCACGGAACAGTGGACCTGGCTCAATGGTGGCACGGGTATCGATGCCATCGGCGTTTACGGCGTGCTCGAAAATGCCAGCAGCGGCCAGACTCCTGGCGGACGCCAGGCAGCCACCACCTGGGTGGGGGACAGCGGTAATCTCTATCTTTTCGGCGGCAATGGCCGAGGGAATACCACCAAAGCTGGAAACTTGAATGACCTTTGGGAATACAGTTTCCTCTCCAATGAATGGAAATGGGTATCTGGTTCCCAGGCCGTCAATGCCGTGGGTGTTTATGGTGAGCAGGGCGTGGCTGCGGTTGGCAATGTTCCCGGTGCGCGTGCCGGTGCTGCCGGATGGGTGGCCGCTGATGGTGCTTTCTTCCTCTTTGGCGGTCAGGGCAGCGGATACTTCAATGACGTCTGGCGCTTTGATCCAGAAGAGCCGGAATGGATCTGGGTCAAAGGCCCGCGTACGGCCAATGGGGTTGCCTTTTATGGTGATCTGAATCAGCCTTCTCCTTCGGCCACACCGGGTGCCCGGCGCGGCTCTTCCGCCTTCACCGACGCTACCGGTAATCTGCTTCTTTTCGCCGGTGCTAACGGTGCCAACAGCAACAACGATGTCTGGTCTTTGGACATCCCGAATTTCCCTGTTGTCAATCTCCTGGCCGTCTCTGACATCACCTCCGATAGCGCCACTGTTGACGTTGAAATCAACCCCAATGGGTACGCCACCTCAGCCCGCTTGATGCTCATCAAGCTCACTAATGGCGAAGATGAAGAGACGATTGATTTGGGAGACCTGGGTGATGGCTCCAGTTTCCTGCCCCTTTCTGAGCAGCTTACCGGCCTCGAAGAAGGTTCTCGTTATGCCGTTATCGTGCAGGCTGAAAGCGTCATGGGGCGCGGACAAAGCATCGTCCGCCTCTTCACCACGCTGGGTACCCCGCCGCCAGTGGTCGCCAACTTTTCTGATTCGGAGTCTGAACCGGATGAAGGAACTGGCACTGTGAATGTGGAAGTTTCCCTCACCACTCCCGCCACCGCTCCTTTCACCTTGCCCTTCACCGTCAGCGGCACTGCCTCCAAAGGCACGACAGGAGATTTTGTCATTTCTCCAGTCTCGGAAGTGCTTAAGTTTGCAGTCGGCCAGAGCCATGCCTCCATCAGTGTTTCCATCATTGATGACTCGACGCTGGATGACGGTGAAACCGTCATCTTGACCCTGGGTGAACCCACAGATGAATCCGTGACCGTCGGTGACGGCGTTCATACGCTGTCCATTCGGGACAATGAGTCCATTCCGGCTTTCGTCAGCGCTCCAGGTCCCCGGCTTGTACCTCTCGGCAGTCGTGTTGTATTTGATGGCACAGTGACTGGCTCTTCCACCGTGGCTTATCAATGGCTCAAAACGAACAAGAACATTTCCAAAGCCACCCTCCCCACCTATACCCTGGCCAGTGCCAAACTGACCGACGCTGGCAGCTTTGAGATCCGTGCGGTCACGCCTCAGACTCCTTTAACTTCATCGTTTAATTTCGGTGTGGTGGATACCGCCGGGCGCACGGTTTTGCAGGCCGCAGGGACTGCCGTCCGCGCCAAGGTCCTCGCCGCAGGCACTGGCCTGACTTTCCAATGGTATAAAGGTAACGATCCCGTCCAGACCGGGGATACGCTCACCTTTGCATCCGCTACCGTGAATGATTCTGGAGACTATACCTGTGTGGTGTCCATGCCGGGGGCAACTCCCGTCACTACCGGAATTATTCGCGTTCATATTTACAATTCAGCCGTGACCATCCCCGCCATGCTCGTCGGCAATTACGTCGGTGTGGTGCCTGCCAATGAAGCCGCAGGTGCACCTCTCGGCGGCCGTTTGAATGTCACTGTCACCACCAAGGGTAGCTATACCGCTAAATTGATCCTGGGCACCACCACCCTCAGCGGCAGCGGCACCTTGTTCATCACCGGTGATGCCACCGCCGCGCAGGGCCAGTCCACCGCCGTCTTCCCCCGCAGCGGACTCGCCAGTATCACTGTTCGCTTCACTCTCAGCGGTAATGCCACCACGCCTCCCACCTTTCAGCTTGTGGGGACGCTCATTGATCCCGCCACCAATGGAACGGTCAACATCAATGGCTATCGCAATCCTTGGGTGGCTAAGCCAAAAGTGGGCAGCACCGACCTAGCTGCCACCGTTTACGAAGGCAGCTATACTTATGGCCTGGAACTGCCCGAAGATAAGCTGACCCTCATCAATATCCCGCAGGGTAATGGCTTCGGCTCACTCACCGTCACCACCGCAGGTATCGCCACCTATGCCGGGCGCACTGCAGACGGAGGTAAATTCACCGTCGCCACTATTGTCGGTCCCGGTGGTGAACTGCCATTCTATTCCGCCTTTACCCTCACCCAGGGTTACCTCCTCGGCGTCCCTGTTATCACTCCCACAACGATTACGGTGACGAATGATAGCAACGGCCTGGGCGGTACCCTCGCCTGGATGAAACGTCCTGCCGATGTGAAGTCCAAGGAGCTTGCCTACCGCGAAGGATTTGAAGAATTCAATCTCGACGTCGTCGGTGGCAAATGGCAGCCGCCAGGCAGTGGCGAAGTCATCGCTGGTCTTGGTGGCGATGACGGCAGCGCCAACGTGGATGGCAATACCGAGCTCATCTTCAGTGATGGCGGAGTGAATGAAGCGGGATTGGATTCCTTCATCTTCAGCATTCTAAACCTCAAGACGACGGGCACGACGCAGACGGTGAAAATCGTCAAGAACGATCCCAACTACCCGAATCCAAACACCGTCACCTTCAAGCTGATCGCCAAGCCCGTAGGCCACTTCTCCGGCACCTTCATCATACCCCATGCGACGAAGACCCTGGTCCGCACCGCCGCCTTCCAGGGCACCTTCATCCGCCTGACGGACGGCACCTTCACCAGTGGTGGCTTCTTTCTCCTCGCCCAGCTTCCTCAGCCAGGGCAGACCGTGAAGACCTCCCCGCAACTCAGCGGCTACGTCGGTATCGGCAAGCCAAAGCAGTAA
- the tmk gene encoding dTMP kinase, which produces MTNAAPQFPLPGFFLSFEGSEGCGKSTQIRLLKARLEAGGCSVEVLREPGGTQVGEEIRHLLQHAKAGEGMTPEAELLLFAASRAQIVREKIRPLLEEGAFVILDRFLDSTTVYQGMARGLPLESVRAINAFATGGTLPELTLVLDMDPATAHQRIHATGRELDRMESQPLAFFEKVRQGYRQLAEAEPQRLTLVDADRPPETIHAEIWTLIQARRHAV; this is translated from the coding sequence ATGACGAATGCCGCCCCCCAGTTTCCCCTGCCTGGTTTCTTCCTCTCCTTTGAGGGATCCGAAGGTTGTGGGAAGTCCACGCAGATCCGCCTGCTGAAGGCCCGGCTGGAGGCGGGCGGGTGCAGTGTTGAGGTGCTGAGGGAGCCTGGAGGCACCCAGGTGGGCGAGGAAATCCGCCACCTGCTGCAGCATGCCAAGGCGGGGGAAGGCATGACGCCGGAGGCTGAGTTGCTGCTCTTTGCGGCGAGCCGGGCGCAGATCGTCAGGGAAAAAATCCGGCCACTGCTGGAGGAGGGGGCTTTTGTGATCCTGGACCGGTTTCTGGACTCGACCACGGTTTACCAGGGCATGGCCCGGGGGCTGCCGCTGGAGAGCGTGCGGGCCATCAATGCCTTTGCCACCGGCGGCACGCTGCCGGAGCTGACGCTGGTGCTGGACATGGACCCGGCGACGGCGCACCAGCGCATCCACGCCACGGGCCGGGAACTGGACCGGATGGAAAGCCAGCCGCTGGCCTTTTTCGAAAAAGTGCGCCAGGGTTACCGCCAGCTCGCCGAGGCTGAGCCGCAGCGGCTGACCCTGGTGGATGCTGACCGCCCCCCTGAGACCATTCACGCTGAAATCTGGACGCTGATCCAAGCCCGCCGCCATGCCGTTTAA
- the hisI gene encoding phosphoribosyl-AMP cyclohydrolase: protein MTSTTPYQFGPRDSKQAIEEGLVFAPKFDEHGLIAAMAVDAHTDEALMLAYMNEESLRMTLELGQAVYWSRSRKQLWHKGATSGEFQEVVDIRTDCDQDAIVLRVIQHGGGCCHTKRNNCFYRKLVAPKTGGLVKLALVE from the coding sequence ATGACTTCCACCACCCCCTATCAATTTGGTCCCCGTGACTCCAAACAGGCCATTGAAGAAGGCCTCGTCTTTGCACCCAAATTTGATGAGCATGGCCTCATCGCCGCCATGGCCGTGGATGCCCATACCGATGAAGCCCTGATGCTGGCCTACATGAACGAGGAATCCCTGCGCATGACGCTGGAGCTCGGTCAGGCCGTGTATTGGAGCCGCAGCCGCAAGCAGCTTTGGCATAAAGGTGCCACCAGTGGCGAATTCCAGGAAGTCGTCGATATCCGCACGGATTGCGACCAGGACGCCATCGTCCTCCGCGTCATCCAGCACGGCGGCGGCTGCTGCCACACCAAGCGTAACAACTGCTTCTATCGCAAACTCGTCGCCCCTAAAACCGGTGGCCTCGTGAAACTGGCCCTGGTGGAGTAA
- the sucD gene encoding succinate--CoA ligase subunit alpha, translating into MAILVDTNTRILVQGITGDFGSRHARASLDYGTQLVAGVTPGKGGQSFDHGSYKVPVFDTVSEAAKETGATVSVIFVPPPFAADAILEGVDAGLDLVVAITEGIPVNDMIRVKSAMKGSKTRLIGPNCPGLVTPGLGEKSHGGCRIGIAPGYIHKRGSVGVVSRSGTLTYEAVWQLTTRGYGQSTCVGIGGDPVNGTNHLDILKMFNEDPETEAIIMIGEIGGNAEVEAGLWAKDHCKKPIAAFIAGATAPPGRRMGHAGAIIGGADDTAEAKKRILAECGISVADSPADMAAALLKVWGK; encoded by the coding sequence ATGGCCATCCTCGTTGACACAAACACTCGCATTCTCGTCCAAGGCATCACCGGGGACTTTGGTTCCCGTCACGCCCGGGCTTCTCTCGATTACGGCACTCAGCTGGTGGCCGGTGTGACCCCTGGAAAAGGTGGCCAGTCGTTTGACCACGGCAGCTACAAGGTGCCTGTGTTTGACACCGTCTCCGAAGCCGCGAAGGAAACAGGCGCGACCGTCAGCGTCATCTTCGTTCCACCTCCCTTCGCTGCGGATGCCATCCTGGAAGGCGTGGACGCTGGCCTGGACCTTGTCGTCGCCATCACCGAAGGCATTCCGGTCAATGACATGATCCGTGTGAAGTCCGCCATGAAAGGCAGCAAGACCCGCCTCATCGGTCCAAACTGCCCCGGCCTGGTCACTCCCGGCCTGGGTGAAAAATCCCACGGTGGCTGCCGCATCGGCATCGCCCCGGGTTACATCCACAAGCGCGGCAGCGTCGGCGTGGTCAGCCGCTCCGGCACCCTCACGTATGAAGCCGTCTGGCAGCTCACCACCCGTGGTTATGGCCAGAGCACTTGCGTCGGCATCGGCGGGGACCCGGTCAATGGTACCAACCACCTGGACATCCTGAAGATGTTCAATGAAGATCCTGAGACCGAAGCCATCATCATGATTGGCGAAATCGGCGGCAATGCCGAAGTGGAAGCCGGTCTCTGGGCCAAGGACCACTGCAAGAAACCCATCGCTGCCTTCATCGCCGGTGCTACGGCTCCTCCAGGACGCCGCATGGGCCACGCCGGTGCCATCATCGGCGGTGCCGATGACACCGCCGAAGCCAAGAAGCGCATCCTGGCCGAGTGCGGCATCTCCGTCGCCGATTCCCCTGCGGATATGGCCGCTGCCTTGCTGAAAGTCTGGGGCAAATAA
- a CDS encoding type II toxin-antitoxin system VapC family toxin has translation MLLDTNIVSYLFKRDSRAEAYLPHFQGQRLHLSFMTVAEIYRWPFERNWSEPRKQALELFLRSHFTVLRFDNDLAWTWAELVGQKMRGQPMSVADSWIAATALQHQMPLVTHNARHFFGVPGLTVITEA, from the coding sequence TTGCTGCTTGATACGAACATCGTCAGCTACCTTTTCAAGAGGGACAGCCGGGCCGAGGCCTACCTGCCGCATTTTCAAGGTCAGCGGCTCCACCTGTCCTTTATGACCGTAGCGGAAATCTATCGCTGGCCGTTTGAGAGAAACTGGTCTGAGCCACGAAAGCAGGCCTTGGAGCTTTTCCTGCGCAGCCACTTCACCGTGCTTCGCTTTGACAACGACCTAGCCTGGACCTGGGCGGAACTTGTCGGCCAAAAGATGCGCGGCCAGCCCATGTCCGTGGCCGATTCTTGGATCGCCGCCACTGCTCTGCAACATCAGATGCCCTTGGTGACCCACAACGCCCGTCATTTTTTTGGAGTTCCGGGCCTCACGGTTATTACCGAGGCTTAA
- a CDS encoding ATP-binding protein, with protein MLSTSKKLIGRDSELDLLKSAISRFAAATASKAGLEIISISGAGGVGKTYLLDTVLDETQAALKQALILKIDASSEHLLKEFTLIFDQMFAPTELPPPAKSKHDYFPTTRSLIRRQHELIGMVESEISNNKNLSDQCKTMAKALYRLSPAIKYLPKIGPAAAMALKGLETIKAEDYIEPALDVLSSLQALKDETGFFSFPLTKTRLASLRHSPYEAISEAYLSDLSAMLQSYQRQDWFRFMHSAIEGVNRLFLIVDDFEAVGRVLGTFLVESLLPRLKNASFSTLVIFLGRDSVYDANKDFAHHLAGNIGGLIKLEPFSFVEGVKYLTDSGYSSREAAEWYQKSHGLPFILRLLVENRTDADKQSALFYKRFYERTTRWMSLEERKWLTPICYLDNVNEGTIKALLPQQDASRIIAWFESEASVRDVNSPVFTVTPYIRHMLLEYNRRKVGDPEHINLARIAQKAMREA; from the coding sequence ATGCTTTCCACTTCAAAAAAACTCATTGGTCGAGATAGCGAACTTGATCTATTGAAGTCTGCAATTAGTAGATTTGCAGCGGCTACAGCATCGAAAGCAGGACTGGAAATCATTAGTATTTCTGGGGCTGGCGGTGTTGGTAAGACATACTTGCTAGATACAGTACTTGATGAGACTCAGGCGGCCCTCAAACAAGCGCTCATTCTCAAAATTGATGCCTCCAGTGAGCATTTGCTCAAAGAGTTTACTTTGATCTTTGACCAGATGTTTGCGCCTACCGAACTGCCTCCTCCAGCGAAATCGAAACACGATTACTTTCCTACCACAAGGTCGTTGATCCGAAGACAGCATGAATTGATAGGCATGGTGGAGTCTGAAATTTCCAACAACAAGAATCTCAGCGATCAATGCAAAACCATGGCCAAGGCGTTATATAGGCTGAGTCCTGCCATCAAGTATCTGCCCAAGATCGGACCTGCGGCAGCCATGGCTCTCAAAGGCTTGGAGACGATCAAGGCTGAAGATTATATTGAACCTGCACTTGATGTTTTATCTAGTTTGCAGGCACTAAAGGATGAAACTGGCTTTTTCTCTTTTCCCTTAACCAAGACTCGGCTGGCTTCGCTGCGTCATAGCCCTTACGAAGCCATAAGTGAAGCTTATCTTTCTGATCTTTCCGCCATGTTGCAGAGCTATCAACGCCAAGACTGGTTTCGTTTTATGCATAGTGCGATAGAGGGTGTGAACCGGCTCTTCCTAATTGTGGATGATTTCGAAGCAGTAGGGCGTGTCCTCGGTACCTTTCTTGTGGAGAGCCTTTTACCAAGGCTCAAGAATGCTTCATTCTCTACACTGGTTATCTTTCTTGGCCGCGACAGCGTGTACGACGCCAACAAGGACTTTGCCCATCACCTCGCAGGCAACATCGGGGGGCTGATCAAACTGGAACCCTTTTCTTTCGTTGAAGGAGTAAAGTATCTAACTGATTCGGGTTATTCCTCAAGGGAAGCCGCTGAATGGTATCAAAAATCTCATGGGCTGCCATTTATTTTGCGCTTGCTTGTGGAGAATCGTACTGACGCTGATAAGCAATCTGCACTTTTTTATAAAAGATTTTATGAACGAACCACTCGCTGGATGTCACTTGAAGAACGCAAATGGTTGACACCCATCTGCTATTTGGACAATGTGAATGAGGGCACTATTAAAGCGCTGCTTCCTCAACAAGACGCTTCACGGATCATTGCATGGTTTGAAAGTGAGGCTTCAGTACGCGATGTGAACTCCCCTGTGTTTACCGTCACTCCTTATATTCGTCACATGCTCCTTGAGTATAATCGCCGCAAAGTCGGAGATCCTGAGCACATAAACCTAGCCAGGATTGCTCAAAAAGCTATGCGGGAAGCTTAA